The genomic region AGTACGGGATAAAATTCTATCCAAATATCCAGAGGTAGAAGAAGGACAGCCTACTATAGAAGTGTTGGAAGATGCTTGTGAATGGTACCGCCCTCTTCGCTTTGAAAAGGTCGACGAAGAGAGAGCTCGTCAAGCAGTGCTGTGTCGGCGCCCAGTGCTCGCTACGTTCGGTTTATCAGACCCTGGGTGGAAGGATTTCGCTCGCCATTTTGGCAGGCATTCCGAAATGCGAGCTACGGTTCTCACGGAAGCCCAAATGGCACCAAGCTTTGACGGGAAATGTTATGGTGGTCACGCCGTTGTGTTGGTAAGCTGCAGCCCAAAGTCGCTAACCTTTTTAAACTCATGGGGAGGTTCATGGGGAAATAATGGCACCTTCAGTATTGAGAACCCCGCCGTTTTAGGGTGCAAAGATAGGTCGTTGTCATTCTACGACGTTTATTGGGTGGAGAGCGAACTGATAGACGCCGAACGACAAGCTTTCGATACTCAAGTAGACGAAGAGCTGCGTCGTCGTGCTGAGGAACACGAGAGCATTTTCGAGCTAGAATATCGATGTCCAAGATGTAAGGACACTTCTCCACTGGCAGAATTCAGAGGAAGTGTTTGGAGAGCTTCATGCCCAAAATGTCAGGGATTGTTCAAACCCGAAGCTGGAAATCTAGTGGAGGCCCTGTATTTGCGAGCAGGACTGAATGATGTTATCTGATAGTACATAGGTATGCACGGAAGATATGGTCAGGTGGTTCGTGTTCCTTAAAGCGTCGATGTGCACTTGAGGTACGTGTAGAGTACACATTCTTTCTCTGCTGAGCCTTTTACATGGTGCAAGCTTATTCCTTTACCAGAGCATCGAAGTCATGGCAGGAGTAATGGAGGACCACTAAATGCAGTCTCATCACGGCCCCGTGATCGATGAACAGGTCCGGAGAGTAGGTACAAGTATGCTCATGATATCAAGAAACAATTCCAACTTACTGTCTGAAGTCTAAGTCAAAGAAATAATCTATCATATCCCATAACAATTCTGAAACTTTTCTTTTGCAATCAGCCATCCAGCAGCATTAACATAAGAAAACAACCATAATCCCCTAGTGAAGAGAAACAACCGTCTCAATAATCAACTCTGCAAAGTGTACCAACTCCTCATTGTACCTGGGGAAGTTATGTCCGCCCCGATGtgtcatcttcctcgccacATCAGGATCAAACAACTCGTACACCGATTCATCGACGAATGAGTAGTGATCTTTCAAGCCACGAACGTGAACAGAAGGTACTGAGATCTTCTCCGGGATATCACTAGGTCTCCATCGAAGGAGTAGATCAACGGGAAAGTCAAGTTCATCTTTGACAGCGTTGATCATGTCATACTCAATCGAGGTGTGAAGATCTTTCTTCCAGTCCAACTTCTTGCCGCGAGAAACATCGATTCGTCCGGGAAGGTACGTCGGCTCAAGGGTGTTCTTCTCTGTGAGATCCCAACTGATAACACCATTGTCAAAGGAATGGGGAAGGAACGCTGATGtgaagatggccatcttGAAAGGGTATGGTGTATCGGGGTGCTCGGCTTGGTGCattagaagaagaagtgcaGCCATAGAACCGCCCTGGGAGAAGCCCCAGATGCCATCGAAAGGACCTTCGGACTCGACGTAGGCGGCAAGACGCTCATATGCCTCTTCGACGTCTTCGGGGTAGGGGAAGTTGTACCAGCTGTAGTTGGGCTTGGGGACTTGCTTAAGATTTGCTACGCTTGTTAGATCATCGGATGCAGTGGAGATGACTGTGGTGGCACTTACGGAGCATCAGTTCTGTGGGTTCCATGCCCGCCTCGAGGAACTCATACTCCCAGTCACTTGGCAGATGAGCAGTGATGGGCTCCATCTGTTGTTGGAGAACCTCCACACTGAAGGCGTAGCCGTGGAGACAAAGAAACCTCATCTTGATCGGATCTAAATGGCTTGTTGAAGGTGAAGTTGGATTGAAGTTTAAAGAATGCTTAGAGTCGAAGTTGTGAAATGAGATGAATGTTGGTGAGTTGCTGTAATTGAGAATGTTTTAAACCTTCGCCAAGGCAACCTTTTTATTgagcttctcttcctttcgtCCGGTCTTCTCTAGACTTGGTAAACTGTACGCATAACGGCAGAAATCGGTTCATTCTTCGTGAAGGTCGTTTTACGATCGAGCTAGCGGTATGTGATGCATACCATCCGAACCACTCGGATCGCCTTGCCAAGATCTGTAAGGCAACCGCATTGATAAGCTTGATACGAACGGGACTGCCGGAGCTATAGATACAGGGATGGATCTATATCGGGCCACTCAGCGGCTTCCAGAAGCTTGTTACGTCGATCGGAAGATGTACGGAAGCTTTGCAGAAGTGGATCGAAGGATCGGAGGTTGGGCTGGCCAGTTCGGAGGTTCGAGAATAACACGGGTAGTTACTCACACTGGGTTATCTCTCATGAATATGATTAGATTACGCCTTTGACAACAAAAATTGACAAATTCTTGAAGCTGACTGCCCCGACGCTGTTGCTGTGGTATGCACTCCTAGTACCTGATGATATCGCTCTTTACCCTCTGACTAAGCAATTGTCTTCGATGAATCAGCGCCAGACTCTGAGGGTGCTTCACAAACATATTCTTGCTCGTTCCCAAAGCATTTCTCTTAGCATCTATGGCAATTTGTCCATAGTATCAAGACGAAGAATGACGACAACGACGACGGCACCGGCGTTGCCAACGCCCATTCACGATGGCCTTAGTAAAAGTATTCCATATGGTGAGACATCAGATTGTATGTAACAATAGAGTGGTACTAACTCTACACAGAGAAGAGTGTTCCAAGAGCCGTCAATCCATTCTCGAATCGTGTCCCCGGACGAGAAATCATCACGATCCCCACCTTCACGCTCGAATCTGgagttgagatgagaaaTGTTCCTGTTGCATACATGAGCTGGGGCAAGCTATCACCAAAGGCCAATAATGTCATGATCATTTGCCATGCGTTGTCTGGGAGTGCAGATGTCAGTGACTGGTGGGGTCCGCTTCTTGGGCCTGGGAAGGCATTCGATACAGACAAGTTCTTCGTTGTCTGTATGAACAGTCTAGGAAGTCCATATGGAACGGCCAGTCCTGTGACTGCTAAGAACGGGGACTACTCCCAGGGTTGGTATGGAGCTGACTTTCCGTCAACTACTATCCGAGATGATGTTCGGTAAGTGATATCTGTCGAGACTACCACAATCGTCCAGCTAAGTATCGCAGACTTCATAAGTTGGTTCTAGACAAACTCGGAGTTCGAAAAGTTGCAGCTGTCATTGGTGGCTCTATGGGCGGTATGCACGTTCTCGAATGGGCGTTCTTCGGCAAAGACTACGTTCGTTGTATCGTACCAGCTGCAACATCCAGTCATCAAAGTGCATGGGCGATTGGTTGGGGAGAAGCACAGCGCCACGCCATTCGAAGCGATGTCAAGTACAAGAATGGTCGTTACGGATTCGATGATCCTCCAGTTCTTGGTCTGGAAGCAGCTCGTATGACGGCATTGTTGACGTATCGAAGTCGGGACTCTCTTGAGAGGCGATTTGGGCGCAATACgggaaacaagaagaaggtgggTACCCAATTCTCGTGAGAAAGTTGAGTCTAacaacaagttcaagacaCAAAAACAAGACAGTAAGACAATACCAAACAACGGGACACCTATCCACAGCCAAGGCGGCGCACACGAAACACCCGTCGCATTTGACCGCGCTGACTCCAACTTCGCCGCCCAATCCTACCTCCGCTACCAAGCAAAGAAATTCTCGGACCGCTTCGACAGCAACTGCTACATCGCCCTCACCAACAAGCTCGACACTCATGATTTGGCGCGCGGCCGCACACGGACCATCACTGAAGCACTGTCACTGATTCAGCAGCCTACGCTTGTGCTGGGAATACGAAGTGATGGGCTGTACACGCTTGCTGAACAAGAGCAGATTGCGAGAGCTGTGCCAAATGCCAAGTTGAGAGAGATCGTAAGTGATGATGGGCATGATGCATTCTTGATTGAGTGGAGTCAGTTGAACTGGTTGTTGATTGGGTTTCTGCATGAGAATTTACCGGATATTATGCAGCGAGCGGCTCTGTAATATAGGAGTAGGCATATTACTATACATATTTATCATCATGTATTGAGGGAAGCTCAGATCGTCCTTTTGACACTGCGTACACCTAATCTGTAGCTGGCAACCTGCCTGGCCTGGTTCTCGCTTTCTCAATAGGCCGAGGTTCGACAAACACATGAGACACCAATAaaacctcatcatcgcttTCCCTCTCCCCATGCTTTGTATTCGCCAATTCCCTTGTCTCCGTCACCGTGAACTCAGACACGCACAGTATTCTCGTAGATTGGCTATCGTCTTGAAGCAAATCTTCCTGTATATGGCGTCCGTTTTGTAGTTCGATATCATGGTAACGATTGGAAGTGTGCGGCTCGGGTGGCTGGTTGGTAGCGTATGTCTTTCTCGAGCGATCATAGCTGGACATTGACGGAAAGTACCGTGAAACGAAAGGTCGTAGCGTCGGGACGCAGGCGCATAATAATCCGCAACAAAGTTCAGTGAACGACCAACACGCTGATCCGACGTTTACCCAGGTGAGATCTTCTTTGATATCCAGATAACCCATTCGAATTATCGAGATAGCACAAGTACTATGCAAGTGATTAGTATTCGGTTACAAGGCGAGGCTGCTTGAGTAGAACTTACAGAAAGCCCACGCAGAAAACCCCAAGCAGGACAAACCGCTGCCGACGAGCCAGATTCAGTTTTATCACCACGGGGAAGGGAAGTACTATAATCATTATATCCGTCGCGATGTTCCCAGCTGCAGTGATGTACCACGCTGGGTTTCTCGGGATGCATTTGCCTTCGATAGCTCTATCCCAGAAAGCAGCAATTGGGGTGCAAATAAAGATGCTGAGGAGAATCTGAGAAATGCTCCAGGCCGAAACGAATATTATAGCGACCAAGAGAACCGTCCTCATCTTGTTTATGGCGAATGCGCGGTAGTATTGACAGAGGAGCGTTGTTTTAATCGCGCCCAGGGATACGAGGTAAAGAATGATGCTAACGTAGAACACCTTTCGCTATCATTAGCAAGCAAGTAGATAAACGTGCCAGAAACAAACCTTGAAATAATTCCTGGATTCCTCTTCCGTCAAGAACACTTCATGTCTACCAAATCCATATTTAATGCCTTTTGATTATTTAGTTACTCACCCGTATTGAGACGGAATTTACTCATACCTAGCAGTATGCTAAATGCACATGAAGCAATCGAAGCCTATCGTTCTCATGCTTAGCGCCTGACCTGGCCCAAGGGGTTGAAGCCGTGACTTACCATAGACAATACAGCCCAAATATCGTCGGTACCGAATTGCTTCAGGAGCATAGCTCGAGTGTACACACGTAGAAGTACAACGCTGAAAGTCAGCAGCAGTAAGGTTAGGACAACACCCAGTATGAGTGGTGCCCGAGTATCCCCCTCTCTCATCTTAACTGTATATTGAATGTCATAGAGGGGTGGTAACCCTCGGGTGACAATGTAATCGCCGTTGACTGAAAGGTGCTAGCGATAACATTGGCAATACCTCTGGAATATATAACCACAACCCCCTGACAAGTTTACCAAATAAAATTCCGTCTAGAATAGAGTTAAGCCATTATTCGACCTGGCCAAATCGATACGTTCTTAGCCCAAGCCACTGGCCAGGGTAAATGCAGGCTTGGTGTTAGTGAAGCCGCCAAGCAGACTAAAACTTCAGAGGCTAACCGGAGATAAATACAACCATTCTAGCTCAGTGCAGGGATACGGCATTTACACCTACCACCGTTCATCATTGATCTGCAAGCTTGGATAATCATTTCCGAGACAAAGCTAGAGACAAGGTGCGCAATGCATGGTTCGGCTGTCAGATCTACAGTATCAACTAGAAAGAAACACTTCAGGCAGCATGCCGACTGATTATTCAATAGCGCAAGACTAGCTTTTCGGCTTAAAGCCACCAAGACACTTACGCCACGACATGTCAGCTGTTGTATAACAGTGAAGATCATTGCCTGtacaaggtcaaggaggcGCACCCTAAAGCGACACTGGGTAAATGATATTTCCACATATTGCGCCATGGTAGCGTGTCTGAATCGCGTAGTAGATAAGACGTTTGCATCTAGTTATCACGAAAAAGCTGAAGGGTCAAGTAGCTCATTCTCACATGAAACATAACACAGAGGGAGGAAGCTCAAGGGTTCCTAATTTGATATAACAATTAAGCAAACTTCTGTTCCGCGTACTGATCAAGCTAATGGCAACCAATTTTAGCTGCAGTTGAGATATCTGGCCGTAGAGAGCATCGTTGGCATGTTGGGGCGGGAGTGAACAGATTGAGTAAAACGGGCACGGAACTACCCGATCAAACGCCACATCTTCCATCCAAGTAATCTGGCTAAGACATTATTCAACGCAACCATGTGAGTATCGTAAAATGGATATTTAGGACAACCAGAAACAGAAACCTGTCAAAACCAGATGACACCGTCAATGCGCACCGCGTTTCGGAGATGGGCGAGTGAGATATCGTTTCAGGTATCTATAACCCGTCGGACCGACGATGCGGAGATATCCCAATTCCCAGCGTGTGTCCCTGAAGATCTTCGAGTCTTGGCAGGGCGCGGTTTTCATCGATCAGCTAGATCGGAGTTGCTTTGACACTTGGGTAGATCAACCCAGCTGGACCGGTATTGCCGTCTGTATAGTACAAAACAGGTGATTTTCCCCTCAATAACCGGGGCAAGTAAGACCAAGCTTATCCCTGCGAGATTTAGATCCGAAGGCAATTGGCTCTTCAAGATTTAAAGTTTGAACTGAAGCAGTAGCTGGAAATTATTTACTCCGCCTTGATGACTGGCGAGTTTAGGTCGATGGGCTAACAAATCTAACGGTTGAAGTTCTAAGAGGTATCAGGCATTCTATAAAACATCTGTGCTCCCAAGTGAAGGCCATAAATCTACCCAAGGTAGTTCTTAGTTTTCAAGCAGCCGCGCTCCCACCTTATAGTATACACAACTAAACCACCCTTACGAAAATGTTGTAAAGCCCAAGACAGCCCGAAGCCGGAAAGCATTCTACCAAGGTCACTATTGACGAACATGCTTTGACTTATGAGACATGGAAGTTGATTGCTATGTGCTTGTTCGCACAGTCAACGTCACTGGATGAATTCCTGCTAATTCTGGGGACCGATTTATTATACTGTTTACTATGCTCATTTTGCCCTCGGATCATATTTGTCACAAGCCGACATATGTTGAAGGGCTGGTGTAACAGCACTCACGATATGCACATACATGATTAGTGAACATCCCGTGCGAGGGATCTCGCAGCGTGATTTGCGGGTTGCTTACTAAAACGAGTGCCAGTTGAAGTCTGTTTTGATGCCATCGCATGCTTACCAATCAAGGCCGAAAGTAAACGTGGCCTGGATATATGGATCTAGCATCCACGCCTTTGATGAAACAGGGCATCAAAACTTTCTGGAACATCTATACGCTGTTAGATGGCATGCGAATTGGTAAGATGATAAATCCGATAAAGCTTTCCAGGTTACGATGGCGTGACAGAGTAAGCCATTGCTGGATTATGAACAATGCTATTCTCATATAAATTCACACTTTTCCTCTGTCTCTATCCCCACCTCCATTCAACGAATCTGAATACGCAAAGAACAATGTCTCAAAAAGCTCTTTTACTTGAGGAGGTGGGCAAGCCGTTGTCCTTGGGGCACCGGGCAATCCCAGAGCCTGGCGAGAACCAGTTGCTGGTCAAGGTCCTTGTCGCTGGTCGTAAGTTCCCGAAATTATTTACCTATCGATGAGAACTGTAGCTGAATAATCTTCAGTAAACCCTCACGACCAGAGAACCCGCGACGATGGCCTCTTTGCTACCAGCTTTCCATATGTCATTGCTAGCGACCTGGTCGGAGAAGTAGTGACTGTCGGAACCGGAGAGCACTCTGCCAAGTTCACGCTTGGAGAGCATGTTTTTGGTCATACGTTTGCAGAAGGCGGCTTTAACAATGACTTCAACGCTGCGCAGCAATATGCCCTTGTTGATGCGAGGTTTGTAGGCAGAGTAGCTGGCAGTGGGTTGACTGACGACGAGGCATCAACAATTCCAGTCATCGTTTTGGCTGCATTTGTTGCCCTGTTTGCCCCCTCCGGTCATGGTCTACCCCCTCCTTTCTCACCCGAGGCAAAGTCTTTCGATTATTCTAGCGTCAGCCTTCTCATTATTGGAGGCGGCTCCAACACAGGACGAGCCGCCGTTGAGCTTGCAAACTTGGCAGGAATAGGCCAAATCATCGCGATCGCTGGGAAACAGAATGAAGCAAACCTCAAAGCTATCGGAGCCACTCACGTTATCGATCGAAGAGCCCCTGATGTGCTGGAGCAGATTCGTGCGATTGCTGGAGATGAGCTGATGTACGCTGTTGACACGGTCAATGCTGGCCTAGACCAAGAGCTCGGTGTCGCGGCGCTGTCAAACAGGAAGAAGGGCACCTTGATCACTCTTCGTCGACCGGACGGAGACCTTGACGCTGCTCGACTAGGGTCCAAGGCTGCTGGATATGAGCGGCGTCTGGTGTTTGGTGTATCTCCAATCCACCCAGAACTGACTATGAAATTCTGGGAGGAGGCTCCTCGTTGGTATAAGGAAGGGAAACTTGGCCCCAGTAGCTTCGAGGTTATTCAAGGTTTGGATGCAGATGCTGTGAACAAGGCACTGGATAAATATCGAGATGGGGCCGGGGTCAAGATTAACATACACCCCTGGGAATGAGTCCCAATCAGTAACATATTTAGTCTCCTACCAGAGGGAGTTTGAGATTAGGCACAAAGACATATTactttttacttataaatagAGATCCAGGTTGACTACTACCATTGCCTTTCTTCATCCCAGTACTATTCACACTCCACCTAAGGGTCGCTAATCTTGAGCACCGTCTTACCATGGCTTCCGCCAGTGAACATCGACAAAAACGCCTTATCAGCCTGCTCAATGCCTTCAAACTGAGTATACCGCGACTTGATCTTTCCCTCAGAAACCCACTTTGGCATAGTAGCCTTGAAGTTCTCAATGTTGTCAGTGTAGATGTTGTCAtcccagaagatgaagccCTGGATCTTGATGCGTCGGCGGAAGATCTCGGATAAGTTGGTGACTCCATACTGCTCCTCAACTGGCTTGTTGTACTGAGATGCCTAGAGAGTGTGAGCGAGGTAAATGGGCAAGTGGATGAGAGACTTACTGTTCCGCAGCTGATGATGCGGCCGAACCACTTCATGTTCTCAATGGCAGCTTGGAAATGATCACCGCCGACATTCTCAAAGACAACGTCTAGTCCATCTGGCGCAAGACGCTTGAGGGCTTTGCCAACGGGCTCTTTTCGGTAGTTGAAGCCGACATCTGCACCAAGCTTATTGACCACGTAGTCGAGCTTATCGTCAGAGCTCACACTGGCAATCACCTTCATGCCCTCGATCTTGGCCAGTTGGACAACAACTTCACCAACAGAGCTTGATGCAGCGTTGACCCAAATTGTCTCACCCTTGACAGGCTTGACGAGACCGTAGAAGGAgttccaagcagtcatgCCAGCCAGACCAAGAGTACCGACGTAGTGCTTAACATCAAGGTTGTAGTCGTTGGAGACCTTCCAAACAAGCGGTGACGCCATTGCTCTCGCGTCAATGAGCTCTTTAGGAATAATGCCATACTCAGCGATAGGAAGACTACCAGCGATCAGGCTCCCCTCTTCAAAGGCTGCATTGTCTGAGCGGATGACCTTTGCAATTgagaagttggtgatggGCTCGTTGACTTCATAGCCAGGTACGTAGTCAACGTTGCCAGCTCCTCGCATGCGATCTCTCTGATGAGGATCGAGACCAGCTGTGAGGAGCTTGATGACCAGACCGCCGGGTGGTGCGACTAGGCTCAAGGGTCGGTCCTCGAAAGCGGTATGGACGCCGGGCTCTGGTAGGCCTGAGGGCGACTGCTTGAAGACCCAGGTCTTGTTTGAGACTTCACCGCCCATGATTGTGAATATGAATTGCAGAAAAAAACAAGAGATAAATGACAATATTGCTATTAATTCTTGATTGCGATAGTCACCCTTGGTCTTCTTATCGCGCCTCTGTTATAATGCTCAATTGTCTCTCGTGCCTGTAAATCTGGGGTGCATTGCCTCTGATAGTCTTAGTGGAGGATGCACTAACTTACAGCGCCACCTCGGAGCCTTTCAGGTCCTCCGAAACCATAACCCGACATCCGTATAGCGACCGCGAACCCCCCAGCTTGGAGATTCTCTTGCTGCAGTCCAAGCCGGAAGAATTTAATTCTCGCATTTGTCCGGTCACAATGTAAAGTAAAGTTTTAGTGTTATTATTTCTGCGGAATTACAGAATAACGGAAGCTTATGCTTCAGTGGGTTAGCGAATGGCTATTCTCGGGTCTCGTCTTCCGATTGGTCATGGTTCAACTCGTGCAAGGATCATCGGCATCCGTTTAGTGCCTTCGGCGGCGGAAGTTTATGGTGGAGCTCCGGTCTCCGTATCTTCCTTGCCTTCGGTCCTCGGACCCGTCCAGCCAAGGCTGCCGATGCCTGAGATTTGTGTCCCTGGATGTAGCTGTCCCATGTGAAACGATAGTTCCTCGATGATCGCGTAGTAGTGGACAATGCCGTTGAATACAAGGCTGTTCCTTGAGCTGTCCAAACCGTTTGTTGTTATGTTGCAACTCACCTCGTACTCAGTAGTATTGTCACAGTCATGTATAGGCGGGTACCATTTTAGCTGTGTACTCATAAATATATCGCATGGGACTATTACAATAACTCAGGGATAAAAGTTCACTGAACTTTGAGGGTTCCTATGGCTAAGTTCTTCTTTTATGGCAGAGAAGATGGGACATAGCCAGAGCTATAGGGTGAATGGAACATGATGCAAGCATTATTTATTAAACCTTTCATCAGCCTATAACAAAATCCGTTAATTAAAACACTCATCTTCGGTACTCCCGTGTAGCTAATACTAGTACATGGCGGCACTAGTGTGGAAGATTCTCTCCGATTATGTGTGACCTCATGTCATTTCACTTTGGGTCTTGGAGGTTGATGCAAGTCTTGATGTGGAATATAGCAGTACCAATCGTAGCTCTACTGAGTGCCTATGTATGGATCAATGGCTAGGGAACGAATTGCATGACATCACTTGAGTCGAACCGAGCGTGGGTGGAAATAAAGATTGCCCTCAAAGATAAGCGGACACATTGAGATGTATATATATTGCGTCCCTTCCCGCCACTCTCTACCTATCTGACCGCAAGGTCCATCAGGACTACCGCGACACTAAGATCCATAAGCCTTCTGGAAAGACTGCTCGAAATCGGCaatgatatcatcaacatgctCAATACCAACAGAGATACGAATCATATCTTCCGTCACACCAGAAGCCAGCCTCTCATCCTCAGACAGTTGCTCATGTGTAGTCGACCAAGGGTGAATAGCAAGGCTCTTAGCGTCACCCACATTGGCAAGGTTAGACACGAGCTTGAGACCATCAACGACCTTGCTTCCAGCTGAAGCATCTCCCTTGACTCCAATACTTAGCATAGCGCCGAATCCTCGTGTGAGATACTTCTTGGCCTGTGCGTATGTTGGGTGAGACTCAGAACCAGGCCAGAGAACCCAGCTCACATTGGGGCTCGACTCAAAGTACTTGGCCAACTTCTCTGTGTTTTGCGCATGTCGCTCCGCTCGGAGACCGAGAGTCTCGATACCGAGGAGGAGTTGCTGTGCGGAGAAGGGGCTCAAACAAGCGCCGATGTCTCGAAGCATCTCAACGCGGATTCGGGTGATGAAGGTAGCAGGGCCGAAAACCTCCCAGTACTTGAGTCCGTGATACGAGGGCGAAGGCTCAACCATCTCGGGGAAGCGGTCTGAGTGCTTGTTCCAGTTGAAGCGGCCGCTGTCGACAATCACACCACCAATTGTAGTGCCGTGGCCGCCAATCCACTTGGTGGCAGAGTGGACAACAATATCGGCGCCATGCTCAATGGGTCGAATATAGTAGCCACCTGCGCCTAGAGTGTTGTCGACCTTACTCCAATCAGTTCTGTTCAACGAAATAGGAACGACCAACTTACAACAAGGGGAATACCGTGCTCATGTGCGATCTTGGCGATTCCTTCAAAGTCGGGCACAACGTAATCAGGGTTACTCATGCTCTCGACATAAATGGCACGGGTCTGATCATCAATAGCAGCAGCATAGTCCTCAAGCTTGCCGCTTCGCACaaacttggtcttgataCCAAATCGGGGAAGTAGCACGTTGAGTTGGTTGTACGTGCCACCGTACAAATGCGAGCTGGCAACAATGTTATCACCGGCCTTGGCGAGAGTGGCGATGGTGAGGAACTGGGCGGCTTGACCTGATGACGTTGCAGCAGCGGCAATACCGCCTTCTAGAGCAGCAATTCGCTTCTCGAATACATCAACAGTAGGCTATGCTGAAGGTCAGTCTAATAGTCAAAAGGTCATTCAGTATCGCTTACGTTCATAAGACGGCTGTAGATGTTGCCGAGCTCCTTGAGGCCGAAAAGACGGGCGCCATGAGCAGAATCGTTAAAAGTGTAGCTCTAACTAAGAGTTAGATGCTGGGTCTACCGAAGCTTAGGTTTGGAAACGACTAACAGATGTCGCATAGATGGGAACAGCAGTGGACCGTGTGTGAGGATCCGGCGTGTAACTGCAAAATGTTAGCTTTTGACGAGACAAATATCCACGGGAGTCATACCCAGCGTGGAGCTGAAGGGTCTCAAAGTTCTGAAAGACTTGTTCTGCCATTTTGAATCACTTTTGTTCAAGGATAtgaagcacaagaaagggaaagggaaagCCTGCTAGTGTTGTCCTGGTCAGAGGAGAATATCGTTCGAGACAGGTCTTTAATATGATACACATTTTTGAATGGTTTTAAAGGCCTTTACTCAGCTCAAACTAAATTTCGTATTGTCAGATCGGCCACGATCTTACAGTCCGGCTCCGTTCCCGAACGCCGCCGAGTGGAGCAATCGGACACTTCCCCATGGAAGCTCATGCACGTCAGCTCCGGTCCGGTCCCCGCAAAGCTTCCGATGACCAATCGCATTCATCTGCGTGATGATGCAACTTATGCTGATTCGAAGTATGAATACGACGGAGTGAAGTTATTGGAAGATCGCGGAATGTGGCCGAGAAAAGGTTCCGTTCGGTTGCTTGTTAAGTAACGTGCATATCAACAACCTCGGTTTGCTAACGAGGTCCGAGTTTCAGCTCAAGTGTAGCATTTAGTAACATTGTAAGAAGGGATTGTACAAGTAAGATAAGGCCCAAGGCACGTTTCTAGCTCGATTAGTATTGTGTTGAAGCTAGACCCTGCATAGTCATAAATTCTCCATGCAGAAGATAGCAAAGCAAACATTAttctctctctcatctcttgtAAAGTATCCTGCCAACACCATGGGTTCA from Fusarium oxysporum Fo47 chromosome III, complete sequence harbors:
- a CDS encoding chaperonin 10-like protein — its product is MSQKALLLEEVGKPLSLGHRAIPEPGENQLLVKVLVAGLNPHDQRTRDDGLFATSFPYVIASDLVGEVVTVGTGEHSAKFTLGEHVFGHTFAEGGFNNDFNAAQQYALVDARFVGRVAGSGLTDDEASTIPVIVLAAFVALFAPSGHGLPPPFSPEAKSFDYSSVSLLIIGGGSNTGRAAVELANLAGIGQIIAIAGKQNEANLKAIGATHVIDRRAPDVLEQIRAIAGDELMYAVDTVNAGLDQELGVAALSNRKKGTLITLRRPDGDLDAARLGSKAAGYERRLVFGVSPIHPELTMKFWEEAPRWYKEGKLGPSSFEVIQGLDADAVNKALDKYRDGAGVKINIHPWE
- a CDS encoding Alpha/Beta hydrolase protein, which produces MTTTTTAPALPTPIHDGLSKSIPYEKSVPRAVNPFSNRVPGREIITIPTFTLESGVEMRNVPVAYMSWGKLSPKANNVMIICHALSGSADVSDWWGPLLGPGKAFDTDKFFVVCMNSLGSPYGTASPVTAKNGDYSQGWYGADFPSTTIRDDVRLHKLVLDKLGVRKVAAVIGGSMGGMHVLEWAFFGKDYVRCIVPAATSSHQSAWAIGWGEAQRHAIRSDVKYKNGRYGFDDPPVLGLEAARMTALLTYRSRDSLERRFGRNTGNKKKTQKQDSKTIPNNGTPIHSQGGAHETPVAFDRADSNFAAQSYLRYQAKKFSDRFDSNCYIALTNKLDTHDLARGRTRTITEALSLIQQPTLVLGIRSDGLYTLAEQEQIARAVPNAKLREIVSDDGHDAFLIEWSQLNWLLIGFLHENLPDIMQRAAL
- a CDS encoding uncharacterized protein (expressed protein), producing the protein MREGDTRAPLILGVVLTLLLLTFSVVLLRVYTRAMLLKQFGTDDIWAVLSMASIASCAFSILLGIKYGFGRHEVFLTEEESRNYFKVFYVSIILYLVSLGAIKTTLLCQYYRAFAINKMRTVLLVAIIFVSAWSISQILLSIFICTPIAAFWDRAIEGKCIPRNPAWYITAAGNIATDIMIIVLPFPVVIKLNLARRQRFVLLGVFCVGFLTCAISIIRMGYLDIKEDLTWVNVGSACWSFTELCCGLLCACVPTLRPFVSRYFPSMSSYDRSRKTYATNQPPEPHTSNRYHDIELQNGRHIQEDLLQDDSQSTRILCVSEFTVTETRELANTKHGERESDDEVLLVSHVFVEPRPIEKARTRPGRLPATD
- a CDS encoding serine hydrolase FSH → MRFLCLHGYAFSVEVLQQQMEPITAHLPSDWEYEFLEAGMEPTELMLPNLKQVPKPNYSWYNFPYPEDVEEAYERLAAYVESEGPFDGIWGFSQGGSMAALLLLMHQAEHPDTPYPFKMAIFTSAFLPHSFDNGVISWDLTEKNTLEPTYLPGRIDVSRGKKLDWKKDLHTSIEYDMINAVKDELDFPVDLLLRWRPSDIPEKISVPSVHVRGLKDHYSFVDESVYELFDPDVARKMTHRGGHNFPRYNEELVHFAELIIETVVSLH
- a CDS encoding Cys/Met metabolism PLP-dependent enzyme-domain-containing protein, with product MAEQVFQNFETLQLHAGYTPDPHTRSTAVPIYATSSYTFNDSAHGARLFGLKELGNIYSRLMNPTVDVFEKRIAALEGGIAAAATSSGQAAQFLTIATLAKAGDNIVASSHLYGGTYNQLNVLLPRFGIKTKFVRSGKLEDYAAAIDDQTRAIYVESMSNPDYVVPDFEGIAKIAHEHGIPLVVDNTLGAGGYYIRPIEHGADIVVHSATKWIGGHGTTIGGVIVDSGRFNWNKHSDRFPEMVEPSPSYHGLKYWEVFGPATFITRIRVEMLRDIGACLSPFSAQQLLLGIETLGLRAERHAQNTEKLAKYFESSPNVSWVLWPGSESHPTYAQAKKYLTRGFGAMLSIGVKGDASAGSKVVDGLKLVSNLANVGDAKSLAIHPWSTTHEQLSEDERLASGVTEDMIRISVGIEHVDDIIADFEQSFQKAYGS